DNA sequence from the Methanothermobacter sp. genome:
GACCAAGGAGCACGTCTTCCTATCAAGGACACTGGGTATAAACCAGCTCATAGTGGCCATCAACAAGATGGACCTTGTCAACTACGACGAAGAAAAATTCAACGCCCTCAAGGATGAGGTTGCAGCCCTCATCAAAACAGTCGGTTACAAGCCAAGCGACGTTGAATTCATACCACTCTCAGCCTTCGAGGGTGACAACATAACAACCAAGAGCGACAACACACCATGGTACAAGGGTAAAACACTCGTCGAAGCACTCGACGACCTTGAGGCACCTGAAAAACCCGTGGACCTTCCGCTGAGGATACCCATACAGGACGTCTACTCCATCACAGGTGTGGGTACAGTCCCGGTTGGACGTGTAGAGACAGGGGTCCTCAAGAAGGGTGAAAACGTCATATTTGAACCAGCAGGTGTCAGTGGAGAGGTTAAATCCATCGAAATGCACCACGAGATGATCGACCAGGCAGAACCCGGTGACAACATAGGTTTCAACGTAAGGGGTGTCGGTAAAAACGACATCAGAAGGGGAGACGTTGCAGGACACCTGGACAACCCACCAAAGGTTGCCAAGGAGTTCACAGCACAGATCGTCGTTCTTCAGCACCCTGGTGTCATAACAGTCGGTTACACACCTGTATTCCACTGCCACACAGCACAGGTTGCCTGCACATTCCTTGAACTTGTGCAGAAAATGAACCCTGCAACAGGTCAGGTTGAAGAGGAAAACCCAGACTTCCTCAAAACAGGTAACGCTGCTGTCGTGAAGGTCAAACCAACCAAGCCACTGGTCATTGAAAAGATAAAGGACATCCCACACATGGGAAGGTTCGCCATAAGGGACATGGGACAGACAGTGGCTGCTGGAATGTGTATAGACCTTGTACCAGCAAAATAAACCCCATCCCTTCCCTTTTTAAAGGAGGATTCAGATGCACAAAGCAAGGATTAAACTCACAGGGACAGACCCTGAAAAACTGGCATACGTCTGTGACCAGCTGAAGAAGATCGCTGAGAGGACAGGCGTGGACATGTCAGGCCCAATACCCCTCCCAACCAAGAAACTTGTTGTCCCAACAAGGAAATCACCTGATGGTGAGGGAACCGCAACCTGGGAGAAATGGGAGATGAGGATCCACAAGAGACTTGTGGGTATAGAGGCCGATGAAAGGGCAATGCGTCAGGTCATGAAGGTCAATGTACCTGACAACGTCAGCATAGAAATAGAACTCAAGAGTTAACTGGGGTGCAAACCCCTATAACCAAATTCAGGGACCAAAAACTATATAAATAAGAGTTTATCAATCTCTTTTATCTGATGCTGCCGGGATAGCCTAGCCAGGTAAGGCGCGGGACTTGAGATCCCGTGGAGATTCTCTCCGCCTGGGTTCAAATCCCAGTCCCGGCGCTTAAAAACCTTTTTCTAAAACTAATAACTTATTCTGCCGGGATAGCCTAGCCAGGTAAGGCGCAAGACTGGAAATCTTGTGGAGCCATGCTCCGCCTGGGTTCAAATCCCAGTCCCGGCGTAGAATAAGGATTTAAAATATAGGAGGAAGAGACCGCCTTGAGGGTGGCGGTCTGGACCCTTAAAAAAAGTAATCAGGTGTTTTCATCGGGTTTCTTTTTATTCAGATCCTCAGAAGGCCTTAAAATGAGGGGCTTCTCATCAATTGCCCCTGAGTCATGCACCACACACTCCCCTATTCTTTCTCTTATTGCATTGGGATCCTCAACATCTACCATGTCAACAAGTTCCACCTGCCTTCGGAACCTCTCTATGGCCTCATCAGGCATGTTCTCTATGTAGGGGATGGCGCCGGTGGCCCCGATTATCCTTCCGGTTTCTCCATCAACCCCGTTGCTGTGGAGGGCCTTCATGGTCTGGCCCGTGATGTGACCCATGACCTCTGCACCGCATACAAGGAGGAATCTGAGGTTGGGGTTTGCAATTACATTACCAACGACCTTCTCTATTCCAAGGTTCTCTGTGTGCAGTGGACCTGAAATCGCTGCGCCTGCCCTTACAGGCTCATCTTCCATGTGGGACCCGAGGGTGACAACCGCAACCGGACTTTCGGCATCACCAACCACATAGTCCCCAACTATGTGGGGCCAGTCCTCGGGTACCGGTTTCTTGTCAACCATTACAAACACCTCTTTAACCATCAGTTAATTTTTAACTTATGGTTAAAGTTTAACTTGTAGTTAAAAATATATAAATCTTCCGGTAAAAGTGTTTTAAAGCCGCAGAACAGATATCCTACAGATACAGAAAAGGTGAATCAAGATGGCCCCGACTTCCAGGAGAGAACGTGAAAGGCAGAAAAGACAGATGCAGATAATAAGGGCTGCTGAGAAGGCATTCTTTGAGAGGGGCTACGACAATGTGACCATGGATGAAATAGCAGAAAGGGCAGAGGTCAACAAGGCACTCCTCTACTACTACTTCAAAAATAAGGAGGCCCTTTTCTTCGCCGTTAACCTCTACGGTGTAAGAATACTCCACAGAATGTACTCAGAATGCTCAGGACTTGAAACAGACGGTTACGGCAAGGTGAAGGCCATGGTGGACGCCCTTTACAGATTCTCAAAGGAACATCCGGACTACTTCAGGATATACTGCTACAGTGGCACAGAGAGATTTGAGATGAGCGAAACTGAGGATGCAAGGGAGATAGTGAACCTCCGCACAGGGATGTGGCGGCTCATGGTTGAGGCAATCATAGAGGGTATGAATGATGGCAGCATCCGAAGTGACCTTGACCCTGTTGAGCTATCCATATACATTCATACACTGGCCATAAATTCCCTCAACCTCGACCTCACATCAAGGATGGTTCTTGAGGCCAGAGAAATCGGGAGGGACAGATTCTGGAGGGACCTTGAGATATTCCTTGAATCGGCCCTGAAAAATCAGGAGCCAGAAAGCAGAGACCCATGAATAGCAGCCGCAACATAAATAACTATATAAGGTTTTAGATACAATCTGTATTTAAAGTAACGATAATATGTGAGGAAAAGAATGAATATGGATGATGAAGCTAACTTTGTGATAATAGATAACAGTCAGGAAGATAAAAAGAATCTTGGACTCCTCGTGGATGGTCCAAACATGCTCAGAAAGGAATTCTGCTCAGACCTTGACTTTGTTAAGAACCTTCTGGTTGACAGGGGAAACCTCAGGGTGGGTAAGGTCCTCCTCAACCAGTATGCCTCAGATAAACTTATCGAGGCAGTTGTAAACCAGGGCTTTTCTCCCATGATAGTCGCAGGGGACGTGGATGTCCAGCTTGCAGTGGAGGCCTTTGAACTCATACATAACCCCCACATTGATGTGGTTGCACTGATGACCCGTAATGCAGATTTCCTCCCCCTGATAAACATAGCAAAGGAGAACGGGAAGGAAACCCTTGTTATAGGTGCAGAGCCCGGGTTCAGCATAGCACTCCAGAACTCGGCAGATGACTCCATAAAACTCATAAGCGAAGGTGTCTGATGGTGTACCAGAGAATACTGATACCCACTGATGGCTCAGATGACGCCAGAAAGGCAACAGAACATGCATTCAGAATTGCTGAAATGAGTGGTGCAGATATCCTCGGGATAAGTGTAGTTGACACATCCTACAGGAAGGTCTGGGATGAGGATATCAGCAGACGCATTGAAAGGATACTCAGAAAACAGTCAGAGAAGGCAATATCCATCCTCAAGGACGAATTTTCATCAATGCAGAAAAATGGTAGAATGAAGGAGTGCAAACTCGAAACCCAGATACTTGAGGGCAACCCTGCAGAGGTTATCCTTGAGACAATGGAGGACGAGGATGTGGACCTGGTAGTCATGGGCAGTTCAGGTAAACACGGGCTTGACCGCATAATATCTGGAAGCATAACACGAAAGGTTCTGAAATCTGCAGAAACCCCCATACTGGTCGTTGGTTAAATACGTGAAGGTGATTCAATGATAGGAAAAAGGACATTAAGTGATGAGAAGCTGGCGCTTATAACCTTCAGCGGACCCCTAAGCAAAACCCCTGAACTTATTGAAGAGGTGAGGAATTTCATCTCATCAGAGGGACTTGAAATAGCCGGTGACCCCCTGGTGATATTCTACACAAGCCCCCTCAAGGAAGATGGCCGATATGATGCAGGAATACCCGTAAAGGGCGAATCAGAGGGTGCAGGTGACATTAAAGTTGTTACGATCCCCGAACACGCCGTTATATTTAAAGAATACACTGAAAATCGAAATGAAGCCTATGAGGAGCTCATAGCTTACGCAGAGAAGAACGGAATTGACATAATAGGGGCCCCACGGGAGATATACCGTGAAAAGGTAAGGGAAATACAGTTCCCTGTTATACTATAAGGGAATTCCCTGTTTATTGATTCACTGTTCTTCTTAAGTAAAATGCGGTTCATGATTTAACTGCATTTCCATGACAAAAATTCAATTCCTGTTTTTTTCGAGGATCTCCCTGAAGGAGTCAATGACATACTGAACCTGCTCATCAGTCATTCCATAGACACTGCACTTGAACCACTTGGTCTGACCCCTCTTTATACCGACTATTTTCCTCTTTTTAAGTTCCTCGTAGAGGAAGAAACCCTTTCTGGGATGTGAAGATGCGATATCGTGGAATACAGGGGTTTCAAACCTCACAAGGTCATGTTCCTTGGGCCTCTTACCAATCTGCCTTATACCTCCCATCTCCTCAAGTTCAGAGACAAGTCTCCGGGTTTTTCTAATCTCATCGTCCCACCGGGAAACCCTCTCCACAACGTGCGGAAGGGAAGCCATGAGGGTGGCAAGCGGTGCTCCACGTGATGTACAGCCCAGCATCTCAATCTCCTTCTTCTCATGCCTCCCTGACCTTCTGAGGAGGGTGTCCTCCCATTCAGACCTCATCCCCAGAACACCTATCGGTCCAGAGGCAGCCATGCTCTTGTGCCCGCTTCCAACAACAAAGTCCGCTCCTATTTCTCTGAGTTTAACAGGAAGACGACCCATGGAATAGGCGCAGTTCAAGAGGAGGGGAACACCCATCTTTTTGCATATCCTGGCCACCTCCTCTGCTTCGGTGAGGTTACCGTAATTACCATCCACATGTGTTAGAACCGCAAGTTTAACATCATCCCTGTCAGCGGTCTCCTCAAGGACCTCCCTGTAGGCCTCAGGTTTTATCTCATAGTCAGGGTATCCAGTTGATGGGACCTCAACAATCTCAAGGTCGTTCCTCTCTGCAGCGAGGTGTGTTGTGTAGTGTGCGTTTCCATCTGCAACGATGGTATCGCCAGCCTCGCAGAGGGCATGCATCACCGCAAATTTACCCTCCCTTGCCCCATGAACTGTCCTTACAGCATCTGCGTCTATGAAATCTGCAAGGTCCTCCAGGAAACTGTTAACAGCCGGCCTTGTAACCTGGTCCAGTCTTCCAGCGCAGTAATCACAGACACTGTAGCCATCCCCAAATTCATAGAGGGCCTTCCTGGCGGCTGCAGGTAAAACACCGCCCCTCTGGAGGGGGTTGAGGTTGAGGTTGTCCCTCTCAAGTTCCCTTGTAATACCATAATCAGCGCATTCCATGATCAATCACCCAGTAAATCAATGATCCTCCTATAAACATGATCACGACTCTCAGGATCCACAACAAATACTCTTATGTCACCCCTCTTTCTTATACTTTGAACAAGTTTTCTGTGGACCGCTGCAACCACAGGAACTTCTGAATCCAGCGCCTCCTCCACAGCCCCCCTGAATCTCTCACTCTTAAGTTCCATTGGCGCTATCTCATCTATCAGAACGCAGTCATCCTCCTTCAAAGCCCTCATTATCGCCGGAACAGCGATTTCATCAATCACATCAACGTTTACACCGTACCTTCCAACCCGCGGCCCCCTGCTATCCACTGAGGCAAGAAGACCCCTCCTACCTGATTTTATATCCACGACCTCAAAGCCAACCCTTGATGAGCCTTCCCTTACCTCAGGGGTGAATATACTCCCAGTAGAAAAACCTGAAAGTTCCAGGCGATCCTTTATTCTCTCAATAAGGGTGCTCTTTCCGCTTCCAGGCCTTCCTGTGATTAAGATCTTCAATGAAATCCCCCTCAGATAAGGTTTTCAATACCCTCCTTTAGGGCCCATCGCCTTGCCTCTTCAAGTTCCTCCCTGGAGGGGTAGCGGTTCAGTTCAGGGTACCGTGATGCCCTGTATAGTGGCCTGTACTGGCCCATGATGTTCATTATGGTGTCCTTTCCAAGGTTATCTGCGACCCATGATATGATGGGTTTTGTGCAGCACTCAAGGTGGCCTGGAATCACCAGGTGCCTTATTATCATATCCTCCCCCCTTACTCTGAGGTGATTCTCTGATACGACCTCAAAGTAGTTCCTTACGCCGGCAAGTTTCAATGCACAGTCACTGTTGCCAAATTTGAAGTCGGTGAGGTAGAGGTCCACGATGCCTTTCAGGAGCCTCATGGATTCCTGTGAGAGGTACATGTTGCTGTTCCATACCACAGGTACACTGATGGATATTCGCCGGAGGACACGTAGAATGTAGGGTAGTGCGGGGGTCGGGTCTCCCCCAACGAAGTTGACGTTGGCTGAACCCATCCGCCTCCTCTCCTCTATGAGGGCCGCGAGTCGGTCCTCAGGGATGCTGACACCCACAGACGGGTTCTGTGATATGTCCCAGTTCTGGCAGAAGACACAGTTCATTGTGCAGCCTGAGAAGAAGATGGTGTGACTGGGCACCAGCGGTGCCTCTTCGCCGTAGTGGAGGAACTCCGATGCAACCCTGGGTGATGTAACACGGCATCTTCCAGGTTTCAGGTTACGATCAACACCGCATCTCCAGTGGCATAGTGAACATTTCCTGAGCATCCTATCTGCAATTTCAATTTTCAGATCAAGGAATGATCTTCTGCACTCCCCTGAACACTCAAAGCCCTTCTCTATTCTTTCATGTTCCCGCCAGAGTTCACTGGTATCTGACTCCCTGCTGAA
Encoded proteins:
- the tuf gene encoding translation elongation factor EF-1 subunit alpha, whose product is MAKEKEHMNLAFIGHVDHGKSTLVGHLLLQAGAIAEQQLADGEDKFRFVMDRLSEERERGVTIDLAHAKFETDKYEFTIVDCPGHRDFVKNMITGASQADAAVLVVAVDDGVMPQTKEHVFLSRTLGINQLIVAINKMDLVNYDEEKFNALKDEVAALIKTVGYKPSDVEFIPLSAFEGDNITTKSDNTPWYKGKTLVEALDDLEAPEKPVDLPLRIPIQDVYSITGVGTVPVGRVETGVLKKGENVIFEPAGVSGEVKSIEMHHEMIDQAEPGDNIGFNVRGVGKNDIRRGDVAGHLDNPPKVAKEFTAQIVVLQHPGVITVGYTPVFHCHTAQVACTFLELVQKMNPATGQVEEENPDFLKTGNAAVVKVKPTKPLVIEKIKDIPHMGRFAIRDMGQTVAAGMCIDLVPAK
- the rpsJ gene encoding 30S ribosomal protein S10, whose product is MHKARIKLTGTDPEKLAYVCDQLKKIAERTGVDMSGPIPLPTKKLVVPTRKSPDGEGTATWEKWEMRIHKRLVGIEADERAMRQVMKVNVPDNVSIEIELKS
- the mtrA gene encoding tetrahydromethanopterin S-methyltransferase subunit A, with the protein product MVDKKPVPEDWPHIVGDYVVGDAESPVAVVTLGSHMEDEPVRAGAAISGPLHTENLGIEKVVGNVIANPNLRFLLVCGAEVMGHITGQTMKALHSNGVDGETGRIIGATGAIPYIENMPDEAIERFRRQVELVDMVDVEDPNAIRERIGECVVHDSGAIDEKPLILRPSEDLNKKKPDENT
- a CDS encoding TetR/AcrR family transcriptional regulator, which translates into the protein MAPTSRRERERQKRQMQIIRAAEKAFFERGYDNVTMDEIAERAEVNKALLYYYFKNKEALFFAVNLYGVRILHRMYSECSGLETDGYGKVKAMVDALYRFSKEHPDYFRIYCYSGTERFEMSETEDAREIVNLRTGMWRLMVEAIIEGMNDGSIRSDLDPVELSIYIHTLAINSLNLDLTSRMVLEAREIGRDRFWRDLEIFLESALKNQEPESRDP
- a CDS encoding TIGR00288 family NYN domain-containing protein, with translation MNMDDEANFVIIDNSQEDKKNLGLLVDGPNMLRKEFCSDLDFVKNLLVDRGNLRVGKVLLNQYASDKLIEAVVNQGFSPMIVAGDVDVQLAVEAFELIHNPHIDVVALMTRNADFLPLINIAKENGKETLVIGAEPGFSIALQNSADDSIKLISEGV
- a CDS encoding universal stress protein, with the translated sequence MVYQRILIPTDGSDDARKATEHAFRIAEMSGADILGISVVDTSYRKVWDEDISRRIERILRKQSEKAISILKDEFSSMQKNGRMKECKLETQILEGNPAEVILETMEDEDVDLVVMGSSGKHGLDRIISGSITRKVLKSAETPILVVG
- a CDS encoding GyrI-like domain-containing protein, whose protein sequence is MIGKRTLSDEKLALITFSGPLSKTPELIEEVRNFISSEGLEIAGDPLVIFYTSPLKEDGRYDAGIPVKGESEGAGDIKVVTIPEHAVIFKEYTENRNEAYEELIAYAEKNGIDIIGAPREIYREKVREIQFPVIL
- the pscS gene encoding O-phospho-L-seryl-tRNA:Cys-tRNA synthase, which produces MECADYGITRELERDNLNLNPLQRGGVLPAAARKALYEFGDGYSVCDYCAGRLDQVTRPAVNSFLEDLADFIDADAVRTVHGAREGKFAVMHALCEAGDTIVADGNAHYTTHLAAERNDLEIVEVPSTGYPDYEIKPEAYREVLEETADRDDVKLAVLTHVDGNYGNLTEAEEVARICKKMGVPLLLNCAYSMGRLPVKLREIGADFVVGSGHKSMAASGPIGVLGMRSEWEDTLLRRSGRHEKKEIEMLGCTSRGAPLATLMASLPHVVERVSRWDDEIRKTRRLVSELEEMGGIRQIGKRPKEHDLVRFETPVFHDIASSHPRKGFFLYEELKKRKIVGIKRGQTKWFKCSVYGMTDEQVQYVIDSFREILEKNRN
- a CDS encoding NTPase; the protein is MKILITGRPGSGKSTLIERIKDRLELSGFSTGSIFTPEVREGSSRVGFEVVDIKSGRRGLLASVDSRGPRVGRYGVNVDVIDEIAVPAIMRALKEDDCVLIDEIAPMELKSERFRGAVEEALDSEVPVVAAVHRKLVQSIRKRGDIRVFVVDPESRDHVYRRIIDLLGD
- a CDS encoding radical SAM protein, which encodes MSLKDALGHYLDVRDGRKDAGFLEAKATPASFSRESDTSELWREHERIEKGFECSGECRRSFLDLKIEIADRMLRKCSLCHWRCGVDRNLKPGRCRVTSPRVASEFLHYGEEAPLVPSHTIFFSGCTMNCVFCQNWDISQNPSVGVSIPEDRLAALIEERRRMGSANVNFVGGDPTPALPYILRVLRRISISVPVVWNSNMYLSQESMRLLKGIVDLYLTDFKFGNSDCALKLAGVRNYFEVVSENHLRVRGEDMIIRHLVIPGHLECCTKPIISWVADNLGKDTIMNIMGQYRPLYRASRYPELNRYPSREELEEARRWALKEGIENLI